The following DNA comes from Magnolia sinica isolate HGM2019 chromosome 18, MsV1, whole genome shotgun sequence.
aagttttggatcaagctgatatttatagttttacttttccttcatttaggtccgtgtgaccttgtcaatgagttggacggcaaataaatattacagtgaggcctaggaggtttttaatggtggtgttcaattaccaatgttttcctatagtgtggtccacctgagatttggatctgcctcatttttgggtaagcAAGCCATGACTCCCCAATTTAACAATTTCCCCGGATCCCTTTCTTTACGACACGGTATCATAAAAGTGGAAAGCGGGTAATATTAAAAATACATATTTTGAGCACACACAACCCTATCATGTGACCCATAAATGTTGTAGCGCAGGAAAAAAGAAATCCACGATTCATGTAATTGAAACTTATTAGGGCTCTCTAATTGCAATTTTCTCGAGTTAAGAGAAGTTTCATTGCCGCTGTAATGCAGGTCATCAATCATGGAATTTCTCCTTTGGTAATGGAAGGTGCCTTGGATTCCGCATCCAATTTCTTCAACTTGCCGATCCACGAAAAGATGCAGCTAGTGTCAGACGATGTCACCGAGCCGGTGAGGTACGGCACGAGTCTCAACTACGTGAGAGAAGAAATCCATTGTTGGAGGGACTTCCTCAAGCACTACTCCCACCCACTCTCCAAATGGATCCATTCATGGCCCTCCAATCCGCCCCAATACAAGTAATTCCTACCATTCAtcttgtaattttttattatctGCGGTCGTCTCTGCCAAAGGGTCAGATATCTACATTCACTCTTAGTGATGGCAGCACCCTTTTAGGATGGATGACTACTCATTATACTAATAAaagattggttttttttttttttttgtagggagAAGATGGGAGCATACGCCGAAGCAGTGCAAAATCTAGCAATTGAGCTAATGGAAGCGATTTTTGAGAGCCTAGGATTAAAGCCCGCGTACTTAAAAGAAGAGATGGAAGAaagcatgcaagtgatggctgtGAATTGCTACCCTGCATGTCCAGAGCCAGAGCTCACGCTCGGCATGCCACCACACTCGGATTACGGTTGCCTAACCATCTTACTGCAGAATTGCCAGGCGCTAGAGGTGATGGACAAGGAAGAGAAATGGATGCCGGTCCCGGCGATCAACGGTGCGCTGTTAGTCCATGTGGGCGACCACTTGGAGGTCACGAGCAATGGGAGATACAAGAGTGTGATACGTAGGGCTGTTGTGAATTCGGAGAAGAGGAGGCTCTCCATAGCCAGCCTTCATAGCCTGGCCATATATAAGAAGGTGGGCCCAGCAGCGGAGCTCGTGGATAAACAACACCCAACGGCTTACACTGAGAGTAGCTTCGGTGATTTCTTGAAATTCCTGTCCGCCAATgatgtgatgaagggaaggagaTACATTGAGACGCTGAAAATGGTGCAGAACAAAAACAATGGACGATGCTGATGCTGCTTGATAAAAAAAGAGGGGACCTTCTGTCTGTCTGTCTGTATGTGGAGTTATTAAAATAAGATAATTAAGTCCACCAGCCTATATACTATAGAGATGTTTGATagtcaaagtgggccccaccgtctatGTCGCTGGTGGGCCATTGGATCGTCCTATTATGCACTGAATATATAGTGTATGCATACGTTCTTCTTTTTAATCATGGTTTTGTTTTTGTTGAACACTCAGAACATGCTATAATATTGACATGACCTTAATATTTACTCGTCTTTTATCTTAAGATATCTTAAATTACAAGATTCTTTTAAAAATGTGATATGTTCTTCCTATATTTAGCTTATGTCTTAAAGATATCAAATATGCCACATGCCTTCAAGTATATTATTGATCTGATTCTGTCATATTTTAATACAGTATCGCATTACAGTTACAAGATTCATGAACCCTGACCTTTTGACGTGCATTTACAAACCAGATCATTCCACGACAATAAATGTAAATTGCAGTTTAAGACTAATGCTAATTGAAATTGAGCAGGAGATTTTGACAGCAGGGCccaaatgagatagatccaagccACTTGTCAGGTGTTTAGGCTGTATGGATTCCTTGGCTCAATGTTCTTAATGGTCTGCTGATCAGTCGGATCACATGttccaaaataaaaaagatatTGACAATAGAAGAGGTTGACGGGTGGTCTATATCCAACATACATATGTGGCAAGGGCATTTTTGGGACGAGTGAAACATCATTTTTGGGTAAGGGCATGTTTATAGTGTTAGAATATTTGGttaaattaaatagactattaaaatcgagaaccaaaacagaaaataaaactTAAGAAAGATGACTTATTAAATTGAGTTGaggcgtgacatgagtcacttggcttgaaattgaatttgctccccttagacagggtcccaagtgcaacaggctTCCAGAGCAATTGCCctcaggatacaacgactatgacccggtcccgatggtgcactcattgtacgtgggctcgaaccacttgcagtttaatccgaaagtactgagttgactcggcaacAAACTTAGCAAAATTCttaaaccaaaatagagagaaTTTTATAAGAGGAGAGGAGAAAAGATTTTTTGTATGTTCAAATAAAAATCAGAAGTCtatatatagactccgaagtggtgtaTAAGCATCCTTTTAAAAGGATTAGGTCCGTTGGGTtgaaacccaacaggtgcgaccaaccggaacgaATATATCTCTTTGTTtgaaaacgaaaaggcgcaagtacgaatacactctcgcaaataaagtcatgcgagtacccatacacacacacccacgtgaGTACACTCGCACCAGCACCCATGcctagcccagcccagcccgtcgcgCACTCACACATAGACTCAGACTCGGCTAGGCGCGCgcatgtgtggtcaatggcatatattagagctattggcctcgggaccaaattcacatgcccccttaATGAGGCTCAAGCCCCAAGATAAAAAGTTTGTATTATATACAAGATGTTTTCCTTTGGTAAATCCGATGTGAAACAAAACCCACAATCTAAaagcaacaaattttcaaatatggaAGGAAatcgaaaattttaaaaatcaaattttaatgtttattttgaaataaaatacaacaCATGGTAGCCCTACATCTTGAAGATGTCCCTGATACGTGGCATCTATCTACAATGGTAGAGGCAGCAATTCCATGGGAGCAAAGATTCTAtatattttagaaataactttgTACATGATCATGCATGTCTGGCACATCATGCACACTGCCATGGGTGGATATGGTGCACTTGTAGATTAATGTTAGACCCTGAACATGCATGGTGTCAGATATGGTACATATGGTGCATGTACATATTAACATTGGCACATGTGCTATATGTGGTGCATTTGAAAGTTGAATGTGGGCATGAGGCAATTGAATATGCACCTATGCATGTGTGGCTCACGGGCACTGCTGTGGGTAAAAATGGCTTGACCACTCATGAGGTCAGCTCGGACTTACAAGCATGTGCTTCTGGGCCGAAGAATTCATGAACAATCACCAACAAATCTTTTTGATGAAGGGTAAACATTTTGTACCTCTTAGTATGCCACACACTTCCGGAACTTCGACTAAGCTTATCTGTTCAAGATCCGACCAAGCTCATCTGTCCAAACTCCAATCAAGTTTATTTGTTCAAGCTCTGACCAAGCTCATCTATCCAAGCTTCAACCAAGCTTATTTGTTCAAGCTCCGACCAAGCTTATATGCTCGATCAATCAAGGATTCAGCTCAGCTCGACCTCATCCTGATCGATTAAAGGATCTAGCCTAGGTCGGCCTCGACCATTCACTGCGTAATTTCAAGGCCAACTGCGTCAGCCCTTATCACTTGCATAAATCTCGCGTGATGGTTGAGAAAATTATGCGAAGGTCACACGTAAGATTAAGAACCAACTCTCGTCTACCtacactataaataggaggtccaTCTATATGAAAAGGTAAGCAGAATCTCCCACCCAAAAACTCTACTACTAGACCCAAATTCttggcctaactttggcatcagggggtccctgctctagccagggtctcatttATCCTCTCTTTGTGTAGATGTCTAAAGGTCCGGCAACTTAGCGAGggcgaaccagatttttgcatcagcAGTCACTactcttttatatattttatggaAGGGAAATGGTATATATGTGAGGTCAACTTCATGAGAGCTCTGCAGAATCTACCATCATGTGTAATAggcatccacgccgtgcatttaGTAGGGCCCCTCTAGATTATGAGCCGCGCAAAAAAATCAGCTCTATTAGAAACTTAAGTAAGTCATATCATTTGaaaccatgaaaaatcatgggtaAAGCATCTAAAAGCACTTAGCAAAGCTCACATAAGTTTTGAAAGTGGGACATGCAATAGATGAGTTGGATGTCTAAACCATATTTTACAGCCTCTATATAcaattagaaaggtttcaataggaGAGAGTCCACTCTCAATTGTtgcttgtggtgtggcctacctatgtCATGAATTGACCTATTTTTAAGCCCATAGCTCACCAGGGAAGTGCACATCTGGTTGAAAGGATGAATGTTCATCACGAgtcacaatgggcccacatagCCCGACCTCATGGAAAGCTGAGGTAACCTCGTAGTATCTTTCCCTTGATGGAAAATATGGGATAaacttagttttgcatttgaaTTGTCTAATCATTACATGATACACTGTTTCAGACAATGATGCGTTTGATTTGGTTGCTAACAAATCATGAACCTGAATAAGGCtgtccaattttatttttttttattaaaaaaaattaataaccaAACAATTCCTTAAAAATTACATACATGACacattaatttaaattaaactgtctaaattataaatcttgtttaaatgtttCATGAACCAAAGATTGAGCATGTTTGATTCTGACCATTGAATTTGTAAACATttaatggacagttaaaatgtaAAATATCTGCTGTTCTTATTTCAACAAGCATCCGAaataagaggttaggattgtccgaCCAA
Coding sequences within:
- the LOC131233461 gene encoding flavanone 3-dioxygenase 3-like; this encodes MEGENGHSASFISPMSLKDTGMSHIPTCYIVPQSQRSTPNLNLHLTNTLPIVDLASLHHKSQRPKVIDEIRAACRKMGFFQVINHGISPLVMEGALDSASNFFNLPIHEKMQLVSDDVTEPVRYGTSLNYVREEIHCWRDFLKHYSHPLSKWIHSWPSNPPQYKEKMGAYAEAVQNLAIELMEAIFESLGLKPAYLKEEMEESMQVMAVNCYPACPEPELTLGMPPHSDYGCLTILLQNCQALEVMDKEEKWMPVPAINGALLVHVGDHLEVTSNGRYKSVIRRAVVNSEKRRLSIASLHSLAIYKKVGPAAELVDKQHPTAYTESSFGDFLKFLSANDVMKGRRYIETLKMVQNKNNGRC